The following are encoded together in the Patagioenas fasciata isolate bPatFas1 chromosome 7, bPatFas1.hap1, whole genome shotgun sequence genome:
- the ZFAND2B gene encoding AN1-type zinc finger protein 2B isoform X3: MEFPDLGAHCSWPACQRLDFLPLKCDACERIFCTDHIAYAQHNCTSAYKKDVQVPVCPLCNTPVPVRRGEMPDVVVGEHIDRDCKSDPAQRKRKIFTNKCLKPGCKQKEMMKVICDQCHQNYCLKHRHPLDHNCSGVGRPLSKAGHAAVARAQSSSSKAVIASSTGAARPVDSPSSPASARVKKRHCSELWRCPWQSQHPAWHIHPAAHRRRRIWPWPRPCQRVKLSTSSHSDRLTVQNHQTAACPRRVRWGLPADAGSHL; this comes from the exons ATGGAGTTCCCAGACCTGGGCGCGCACTGCTCCTGGCCCGCCTGCCAGCGCCTGG ACTTCCTCCCCCTGAAGTGCGATGCCTGCGAGCGGATCTTCTGCACTGACCACATCGCTTACGCCCAGCACAACTGCACCTCTGCCTACAAGAAG GATGTgcaggtccctgtgtgtcccctttGCAACACCCCAGTCCCCGTGAGGCGGGGGGAGATGCCCGATGTCGTGGTGGGTGAGCACATTGACCGTGACTGCAAGTCCGACCCTGCACAGCGCAAGCGCAAG ATCTTCACCAACAAGTGTTTGAAGCCAGGCTGCAAGCAGAAGGAGATGATGAAGGTGATCTGTGACCAGTGCCACCAAAACTACTGCCTCAAGCACCGACACCCCTTGGACCACAACTGCAGTGGGGTGGGGCGTCCTCTCTCCAAGGCAGG ACACGCTGCGGTTGCGAGAGCCCAGTCATCTTCCTCTAAAGCAGTCATAGCTTCGAGCACTGGAGCTGCCCGGCCAGTAGACAGCCCCTCTTCTCCGGCCTCTGCCAG AGTGAAGAAGAGGCACTGCAGCGAGCTCTGGAGATGTCCCTGGCAGAGTCAGCACCCAGCTTGGCACATCCACCCAG cagcacacaggaggaggaggatctGGCCCTGGCCCAGGCCCTGTCAGCGAGTGAAGCTGAGTACCAGCAGTCACAGCGACAG GCTCACAGTTCAAAATCATCAAACTGCAGCATGTCCTAGGCGGGTGAGGTGGGGTCTGCCAGCAGATGCGGGATCCCATTTGTGA
- the ZFAND2B gene encoding AN1-type zinc finger protein 2B isoform X4, producing MEFPDLGAHCSWPACQRLDFLPLKCDACERIFCTDHIAYAQHNCTSAYKKDVQVPVCPLCNTPVPVRRGEMPDVVVGEHIDRDCKSDPAQRKRKIFTNKCLKPGCKQKEMMKVICDQCHQNYCLKHRHPLDHNCSGVGRPLSKAGHAAVARAQSSSSKAVIASSTGAARPVDSPSSPASARVKKRHCSELWRCPWQSQHPAWHIHPAHRRRRIWPWPRPCQRVKLSTSSHSDRLTVQNHQTAACPRRVRWGLPADAGSHL from the exons ATGGAGTTCCCAGACCTGGGCGCGCACTGCTCCTGGCCCGCCTGCCAGCGCCTGG ACTTCCTCCCCCTGAAGTGCGATGCCTGCGAGCGGATCTTCTGCACTGACCACATCGCTTACGCCCAGCACAACTGCACCTCTGCCTACAAGAAG GATGTgcaggtccctgtgtgtcccctttGCAACACCCCAGTCCCCGTGAGGCGGGGGGAGATGCCCGATGTCGTGGTGGGTGAGCACATTGACCGTGACTGCAAGTCCGACCCTGCACAGCGCAAGCGCAAG ATCTTCACCAACAAGTGTTTGAAGCCAGGCTGCAAGCAGAAGGAGATGATGAAGGTGATCTGTGACCAGTGCCACCAAAACTACTGCCTCAAGCACCGACACCCCTTGGACCACAACTGCAGTGGGGTGGGGCGTCCTCTCTCCAAGGCAGG ACACGCTGCGGTTGCGAGAGCCCAGTCATCTTCCTCTAAAGCAGTCATAGCTTCGAGCACTGGAGCTGCCCGGCCAGTAGACAGCCCCTCTTCTCCGGCCTCTGCCAG AGTGAAGAAGAGGCACTGCAGCGAGCTCTGGAGATGTCCCTGGCAGAGTCAGCACCCAGCTTGGCACATCCACCCAG cacacaggaggaggaggatctGGCCCTGGCCCAGGCCCTGTCAGCGAGTGAAGCTGAGTACCAGCAGTCACAGCGACAG GCTCACAGTTCAAAATCATCAAACTGCAGCATGTCCTAGGCGGGTGAGGTGGGGTCTGCCAGCAGATGCGGGATCCCATTTGTGA
- the ZFAND2B gene encoding AN1-type zinc finger protein 2B isoform X2, with protein sequence MEFPDLGAHCSWPACQRLDFLPLKCDACERIFCTDHIAYAQHNCTSAYKKDVQVPVCPLCNTPVPVRRGEMPDVVVGEHIDRDCKSDPAQRKRKIFTNKCLKPGCKQKEMMKVICDQCHQNYCLKHRHPLDHNCSGVGRPLSKAGHAAVARAQSSSSKAVIASSTGAARPVDSPSSPASARGGTAAVSQAPSTSPPAVMLQNGLSEEEALQRALEMSLAESAPSLAHPPSTQEEEDLALAQALSASEAEYQQSQRQAHSSKSSNCSMS encoded by the exons ATGGAGTTCCCAGACCTGGGCGCGCACTGCTCCTGGCCCGCCTGCCAGCGCCTGG ACTTCCTCCCCCTGAAGTGCGATGCCTGCGAGCGGATCTTCTGCACTGACCACATCGCTTACGCCCAGCACAACTGCACCTCTGCCTACAAGAAG GATGTgcaggtccctgtgtgtcccctttGCAACACCCCAGTCCCCGTGAGGCGGGGGGAGATGCCCGATGTCGTGGTGGGTGAGCACATTGACCGTGACTGCAAGTCCGACCCTGCACAGCGCAAGCGCAAG ATCTTCACCAACAAGTGTTTGAAGCCAGGCTGCAAGCAGAAGGAGATGATGAAGGTGATCTGTGACCAGTGCCACCAAAACTACTGCCTCAAGCACCGACACCCCTTGGACCACAACTGCAGTGGGGTGGGGCGTCCTCTCTCCAAGGCAGG ACACGCTGCGGTTGCGAGAGCCCAGTCATCTTCCTCTAAAGCAGTCATAGCTTCGAGCACTGGAGCTGCCCGGCCAGTAGACAGCCCCTCTTCTCCGGCCTCTGCCAG AGGAGGCACAGCAGCAGTGTCACAGGCTCCCAGCACCTCCCCTCCAGCAGTCATGCTACAGAACGGGCTG AGTGAAGAAGAGGCACTGCAGCGAGCTCTGGAGATGTCCCTGGCAGAGTCAGCACCCAGCTTGGCACATCCACCCAG cacacaggaggaggaggatctGGCCCTGGCCCAGGCCCTGTCAGCGAGTGAAGCTGAGTACCAGCAGTCACAGCGACAG GCTCACAGTTCAAAATCATCAAACTGCAGCATGTCCTAG
- the ZFAND2B gene encoding AN1-type zinc finger protein 2B isoform X1, with translation MEFPDLGAHCSWPACQRLDFLPLKCDACERIFCTDHIAYAQHNCTSAYKKDVQVPVCPLCNTPVPVRRGEMPDVVVGEHIDRDCKSDPAQRKRKIFTNKCLKPGCKQKEMMKVICDQCHQNYCLKHRHPLDHNCSGVGRPLSKAGHAAVARAQSSSSKAVIASSTGAARPVDSPSSPASARGGTAAVSQAPSTSPPAVMLQNGLSEEEALQRALEMSLAESAPSLAHPPSSTQEEEDLALAQALSASEAEYQQSQRQAHSSKSSNCSMS, from the exons ATGGAGTTCCCAGACCTGGGCGCGCACTGCTCCTGGCCCGCCTGCCAGCGCCTGG ACTTCCTCCCCCTGAAGTGCGATGCCTGCGAGCGGATCTTCTGCACTGACCACATCGCTTACGCCCAGCACAACTGCACCTCTGCCTACAAGAAG GATGTgcaggtccctgtgtgtcccctttGCAACACCCCAGTCCCCGTGAGGCGGGGGGAGATGCCCGATGTCGTGGTGGGTGAGCACATTGACCGTGACTGCAAGTCCGACCCTGCACAGCGCAAGCGCAAG ATCTTCACCAACAAGTGTTTGAAGCCAGGCTGCAAGCAGAAGGAGATGATGAAGGTGATCTGTGACCAGTGCCACCAAAACTACTGCCTCAAGCACCGACACCCCTTGGACCACAACTGCAGTGGGGTGGGGCGTCCTCTCTCCAAGGCAGG ACACGCTGCGGTTGCGAGAGCCCAGTCATCTTCCTCTAAAGCAGTCATAGCTTCGAGCACTGGAGCTGCCCGGCCAGTAGACAGCCCCTCTTCTCCGGCCTCTGCCAG AGGAGGCACAGCAGCAGTGTCACAGGCTCCCAGCACCTCCCCTCCAGCAGTCATGCTACAGAACGGGCTG AGTGAAGAAGAGGCACTGCAGCGAGCTCTGGAGATGTCCCTGGCAGAGTCAGCACCCAGCTTGGCACATCCACCCAG cagcacacaggaggaggaggatctGGCCCTGGCCCAGGCCCTGTCAGCGAGTGAAGCTGAGTACCAGCAGTCACAGCGACAG GCTCACAGTTCAAAATCATCAAACTGCAGCATGTCCTAG